One window from the genome of Kaistella carnis encodes:
- the rpsG gene encoding 30S ribosomal protein S7: protein MRKTKAKKRPLLPDPKFNDQLVTRFVNNLMFDGKKSIAFKIFYDAIDIVESKKGDNEKPALEIWKDALTNVMPHVEVRSRRIGGANFQIPMPIRADRKISMAMKWLIKYSTARNDKSMAQKLAAEVIAAAKEEGAAYKKKTDTHRMAEANKAFSHFKF from the coding sequence ATGAGAAAGACAAAAGCGAAAAAAAGACCGTTGTTACCGGATCCTAAATTTAATGATCAACTGGTAACGAGATTTGTAAACAATTTGATGTTTGATGGTAAAAAATCTATCGCATTCAAAATTTTCTATGATGCTATTGATATCGTAGAAAGCAAAAAAGGAGATAACGAAAAGCCTGCTCTGGAAATCTGGAAAGATGCTTTAACAAACGTTATGCCTCACGTAGAAGTACGTTCAAGAAGAATCGGTGGTGCAAACTTCCAGATTCCAATGCCAATTCGTGCAGATAGAAAAATTTCTATGGCAATGAAATGGTTAATCAAATATTCAACTGCAAGAAACGATAAATCAATGGCTCAGAAATTAGCTGCTGAAGTAATCGCTGCTGCAAAAGAAGAAGGTGCTGCTTATAAAAAGAAAACAGACACTCACAGAATGGCTGAAGCAAATAAAGCATTTTCCCACTTTAAATTCTAA
- a CDS encoding DUF1294 domain-containing protein has translation MNEFSTAFLATLNIGSFIYFGVDKRKSKKNKQRIPERSLLIMTLFGGTIGSVLGMLIFNHKICKRNFVFKILAIIVIQILVIYLIYNYYK, from the coding sequence ATGAACGAATTTTCCACGGCCTTTTTGGCAACCTTGAATATCGGTAGTTTTATTTACTTCGGAGTCGACAAACGGAAATCAAAAAAAAACAAACAGCGTATTCCGGAAAGATCATTACTAATAATGACCCTTTTTGGCGGAACAATCGGTTCTGTTTTAGGAATGTTAATTTTTAATCATAAAATCTGCAAGAGAAATTTCGTCTTCAAAATTTTGGCGATAATCGTGATTCAGATTTTAGTAATATATTTGATTTACAATTATTACAAATGA
- a CDS encoding GLPGLI family protein, with the protein MKYLLLLLFPFFISAQTHRFIYEYQFKSDSLAKELTKENMILDINPDEIKFYPYFFAENDSIYKLKNNNNSSWDDLLPVITRSRNTNKNTSYVLLNDLFSVQTVDPINWKLSTETKKVGNYSLQKATTTFGGRNWTAWFNTEINLNEGPYKFRGLPGLIFEISDDRNNFSFSLVKSYQLKSTYDTSDFLESFAGQKSVPITEKMLLKKQLELFNDPLQDFKEMFKNSKGEGSFSVMGVKIKSLDQFKELTTMTQERMRKENNPIELDKVIHYPKK; encoded by the coding sequence ATGAAATATCTCCTCCTTCTTCTTTTCCCATTTTTCATTTCCGCCCAAACGCATCGTTTCATCTACGAATATCAATTCAAAAGTGATTCACTTGCCAAAGAGCTGACCAAAGAAAATATGATTCTGGACATCAATCCTGATGAAATTAAATTCTATCCGTATTTTTTTGCCGAAAACGATTCCATTTATAAACTCAAAAATAATAACAATTCAAGTTGGGATGATCTTCTTCCTGTAATAACCAGAAGTCGGAACACCAATAAAAATACTTCTTATGTTTTACTAAATGATCTTTTCAGCGTTCAAACCGTAGATCCAATCAATTGGAAATTATCTACCGAAACAAAAAAGGTTGGAAATTATAGTCTTCAAAAAGCAACAACAACTTTTGGCGGCAGAAACTGGACCGCTTGGTTTAATACAGAAATCAATTTGAATGAAGGTCCTTATAAATTTCGCGGTTTACCAGGATTAATTTTCGAAATTTCTGATGATAGAAATAACTTCAGTTTTAGTCTGGTGAAAAGTTACCAACTTAAATCAACGTATGACACTTCTGACTTTTTAGAATCATTTGCCGGTCAAAAATCCGTTCCGATCACCGAAAAAATGCTCCTTAAAAAACAGTTGGAATTATTTAATGATCCATTGCAGGATTTCAAAGAGATGTTTAAAAACAGCAAAGGGGAAGGTTCATTTTCCGTAATGGGAGTCAAAATAAAAAGTCTCGACCAGTTCAAAGAATTAACCACAATGACGCAGGAAAGAATGCGAAAGGAGAACAATCCTATCGAACTGGATAAAGTCATTCACTATCCGAAAAAATAG
- a CDS encoding leucine-rich repeat domain-containing protein has product MNKILLFLFLSPLCFSQKWSISFAERSALVQLFTATHGENWSTKWDLDKDPRYWYGIKIKKGSVSEINLRGNALKGNFPSSLSSLTKLEKLDLSSNQLEGEASNTVSSLGELTRLDISNNRLTGDPTSAIVPLSKLQEISLGNNQFVFSDIEGFVQNFPNVIILDLSNSGLTAVPQKISTLTKLESLNLSNNKIAQKFNYLSTLIGLKELNLSGNQLTKIPTEINTLTQLQSLDLSNNAIPANLTNSLAAPKNLEWLSLAGNQMTAFPAELSQLQKLIHLNFSDNKISGGFENLGALQNLEQIYLDKNLISGAFPSSLLELKKLQMLSLTGNELSGEIPEQIPALTFLDNNRFSKEDIKTFLLKEKKLTDFTFSPQRYDEPKTVYAMLGNSATLPQSLSGDDYQFTWFKNLDQKTPLTTESYYISKVEEEDFTAYTCEAYYFEKLPRELLEISFFREPVTLENGLGTAEVKVDLMVYPNPTSDFINIKTSKLDIEKVFIFDLSGKLIMTEKSKRINVDHLPSATYIISIKTSGGLKSFKLIKI; this is encoded by the coding sequence TTGAATAAAATTTTACTTTTTCTTTTCCTTTCTCCGCTATGTTTTTCTCAAAAATGGTCCATTTCATTTGCGGAGAGAAGCGCCCTTGTTCAGCTTTTTACAGCAACTCATGGCGAAAACTGGAGCACCAAATGGGACTTAGACAAAGATCCGCGGTATTGGTATGGAATCAAAATAAAAAAAGGCAGCGTCTCAGAGATCAACCTTCGGGGAAATGCGCTGAAAGGAAATTTTCCATCTTCACTTTCTTCCTTAACCAAGTTGGAAAAACTGGATTTAAGCTCCAACCAACTGGAAGGTGAAGCATCCAACACCGTTTCAAGTTTAGGGGAATTGACGCGACTTGATATTAGCAATAACAGATTAACGGGCGATCCAACCTCCGCGATTGTACCCCTTTCGAAATTACAAGAAATTTCCCTCGGAAACAATCAATTTGTCTTTTCAGATATTGAAGGTTTCGTGCAGAATTTTCCGAATGTGATCATTCTTGACCTGTCAAATAGTGGCTTAACTGCCGTGCCACAAAAGATCTCAACTTTAACAAAACTGGAGTCGCTTAATTTAAGCAACAATAAAATTGCGCAAAAATTTAATTATCTGTCAACTTTAATTGGTTTAAAGGAATTGAATCTCTCCGGAAATCAACTGACGAAGATTCCGACGGAAATCAATACGCTTACACAACTGCAATCACTTGATTTAAGCAATAATGCAATTCCCGCAAATTTGACAAATTCTTTAGCAGCCCCAAAAAATCTGGAATGGCTTTCTTTGGCCGGTAATCAAATGACTGCTTTTCCCGCCGAACTTTCACAACTACAGAAACTCATCCATTTAAATTTCTCAGATAATAAAATATCAGGTGGATTTGAAAACCTCGGCGCCTTACAAAATCTCGAACAGATCTATTTGGATAAAAATTTAATATCAGGCGCATTTCCTTCCTCCTTATTGGAATTGAAAAAACTTCAAATGCTTTCACTCACTGGAAATGAACTTTCCGGCGAAATTCCGGAGCAGATTCCGGCACTCACCTTTCTTGATAATAATCGTTTCTCAAAAGAAGATATCAAAACCTTCTTGTTAAAAGAAAAAAAGCTGACTGATTTCACATTTTCTCCCCAACGGTATGATGAGCCCAAAACCGTTTATGCGATGCTTGGTAACTCCGCGACTTTGCCGCAATCTCTTTCCGGAGATGACTATCAATTTACCTGGTTTAAAAATTTAGATCAAAAAACTCCACTTACAACGGAAAGTTACTACATCAGCAAAGTGGAAGAAGAAGATTTTACCGCTTACACATGTGAAGCTTATTATTTTGAAAAGCTCCCAAGAGAACTGCTTGAAATTTCTTTCTTCCGGGAGCCTGTGACTTTGGAGAATGGATTAGGAACTGCAGAAGTTAAAGTCGATCTAATGGTCTATCCAAATCCCACAAGTGATTTCATTAACATTAAAACCTCCAAGCTCGACATTGAAAAAGTTTTCATTTTCGATTTAAGCGGAAAATTAATCATGACCGAAAAGTCAAAAAGAATCAATGTGGATCACTTGCCTTCTGCGACTTATATTATTTCAATTAAAACTTCCGGCGGATTGAAATCATTTAAATTAATCAAAATATAA
- the rpsL gene encoding 30S ribosomal protein S12: protein MPTIQQLVRKGRVSLAKKSKSAALESCPQRRGVCTRVYTTTPKKPNSALRKVARVRLSNGKEVNAYIPGEGHNLQEHSIVLVRGGRVKDLPGVRYHIVRGALDTAGVAGRTQRRSKYGAKRPKPGQAAAPAKGKKK, encoded by the coding sequence ATGCCTACTATTCAACAATTAGTAAGAAAAGGAAGAGTCTCGCTTGCCAAGAAGAGCAAATCGGCTGCCCTTGAATCTTGTCCACAAAGACGAGGTGTATGTACAAGAGTATACACCACAACTCCAAAGAAACCAAACTCTGCACTTAGAAAAGTTGCCAGAGTTAGACTTTCTAATGGTAAAGAAGTTAACGCCTATATCCCGGGCGAAGGACATAATCTTCAAGAGCACTCGATAGTATTGGTTAGAGGCGGAAGGGTGAAAGACCTACCGGGAGTACGTTATCACATTGTTCGTGGAGCTTTGGATACCGCAGGAGTAGCTGGGAGAACCCAGAGAAGATCTAAGTACGGAGCTAAAAGACCAAAACCAGGTCAAGCAGCAGCACCTGCAAAAGGTAAGAAAAAGTAA
- a CDS encoding Dps family protein, producing MNNSKIIGLKETDCKQISDKLNILLADYSVFYQNTRGAHWNIKGDKFFTLHPKFEELYNNLVLKIDEIAERILTLGSTPNHNYSDYLTLSTIQESKEVSDANKAVENILASFKIVIDLQREILEMTEKAGDEGTNSQMSDYITEQEKEVWMYNSFLGK from the coding sequence ATGAACAATTCAAAAATTATTGGTTTAAAGGAAACCGACTGTAAACAGATTTCAGATAAATTAAATATCCTTTTGGCCGACTATTCTGTTTTTTACCAAAACACAAGAGGTGCCCACTGGAATATTAAAGGAGACAAATTTTTCACCCTTCATCCAAAATTTGAAGAACTCTATAATAATTTAGTTTTGAAAATTGATGAAATCGCAGAAAGAATTCTTACGTTAGGATCCACTCCAAATCACAACTATTCTGATTATCTGACCCTTTCAACCATCCAGGAAAGTAAAGAAGTTTCTGATGCAAACAAAGCGGTCGAAAACATTTTGGCCTCGTTTAAGATCGTGATTGATCTGCAGAGAGAAATTTTAGAAATGACAGAAAAAGCCGGCGACGAAGGAACGAATTCGCAAATGAGTGATTATATCACCGAACAGGAAAAAGAAGTTTGGATGTACAATTCTTTCCTCGGAAAATAA
- the rpsJ gene encoding 30S ribosomal protein S10: MSQRIRIKLKSYDYNLVDKSAEKIVKTVKATGAVVNGPIPLPTNKRIFTVLRSPHVNKKAREQFQLSAHKRLMDIYSSSSKTVDALMKLELPSGVDVEIKV, from the coding sequence ATGTCACAAAGAATCAGAATAAAATTAAAATCTTACGATTACAATTTGGTAGACAAATCTGCTGAGAAAATCGTAAAAACGGTAAAAGCTACCGGTGCTGTTGTAAACGGTCCGATTCCTTTGCCAACGAATAAGAGAATCTTCACTGTGTTGAGATCTCCTCACGTAAACAAGAAAGCAAGAGAACAGTTCCAACTATCTGCACACAAAAGATTGATGGACATCTATTCTTCTTCTTCTAAAACTGTAGATGCTTTAATGAAATTAGAGTTACCTTCAGGAGTTGACGTAGAAATTAAAGTGTGA
- the fusA gene encoding elongation factor G — translation MARDLKLTRNIGIAAHIDAGKTTTTERILFYSGKNHKIGETHEGGATTDWMEQEAERGITITSAAVTVDWKFPTEQGKPLPDAKNYHFNIIDTPGHVDFTVEVNRSLRVLDGLVFLFSAVDGVEPQSETNWRLADNYKVARMGFVNKMDRQGADFLNVCKQVKEMLGSNAVPIVLPIGDEADFKGVVDLVKNRAIVWHDENHGSTFDIVEIPAEMADEVKQYRAQLIEEIAAYDENLLEKFMEDENSITEEEVHTALRAATLDMSIIPMTCGSSFKNKGVQFMLDAVCRYLPSPMDKEAIDGIDPRTDEPISRKPSITEPFAALAFKIATDPFVGRLAFFRAYSGRLDAGSYVLNTRSNSKERISRIFQMHANKQEPIEFIEAGDIGAAVGFKSIKTGDTLCDEKHPIVLESMVFPDPVIGIAVEPKTKADQDKMGNALAKLAEEDPTFQVKTDEASGQTIISGMGELHLDIIVDRMRREFKVEVNQGEPQVEYKENLTQVAPHREVYKKQSGGRGKFADIVFELAPADDNKPGLEFVNEIKGGNIPKEFIPSVEKGFKEAMKNGPLAGFEVEGIKVTLKDGSFHPVDSDALSFELAAKMGFKEAGKKAKPVIMEPIMKIEVVTPEEYMGDIVGDLNKRRGTVNGMDDRNNAKVIKGFVPLSEMFGYVTTLRTLSSGRATSSMEFEKYEAAPQNVAEKVIEKARG, via the coding sequence ATGGCAAGAGATCTTAAACTTACAAGAAACATTGGTATCGCTGCACACATTGATGCGGGGAAAACCACCACGACAGAAAGAATTTTATTTTATTCCGGAAAGAATCATAAAATTGGTGAAACCCATGAAGGTGGTGCTACTACCGACTGGATGGAGCAGGAAGCTGAAAGAGGGATTACCATTACATCTGCAGCAGTAACTGTAGACTGGAAATTTCCAACTGAGCAAGGAAAACCTCTTCCGGACGCAAAAAATTATCATTTCAACATTATCGATACACCGGGACACGTTGATTTTACCGTAGAGGTAAATAGATCACTTCGTGTACTTGACGGACTTGTATTTCTTTTCTCTGCAGTAGACGGAGTAGAGCCTCAGTCTGAAACGAACTGGAGACTTGCAGACAACTACAAAGTTGCGCGTATGGGCTTCGTAAACAAGATGGACAGACAGGGAGCTGACTTCCTGAACGTTTGTAAGCAGGTGAAAGAAATGCTTGGTTCTAACGCAGTTCCAATCGTATTGCCAATCGGTGACGAAGCTGATTTCAAAGGTGTTGTTGACTTGGTTAAAAACCGTGCGATTGTATGGCACGATGAAAACCACGGTTCTACCTTTGATATTGTAGAAATCCCAGCTGAAATGGCTGACGAAGTGAAGCAGTACAGAGCACAGCTGATTGAGGAAATCGCGGCTTACGATGAAAATCTTTTGGAGAAATTTATGGAAGACGAAAATTCCATTACCGAAGAAGAAGTTCACACTGCACTTAGAGCTGCAACCCTTGATATGAGTATTATTCCGATGACTTGTGGTTCTTCATTTAAAAATAAAGGAGTTCAGTTCATGCTTGATGCGGTATGTAGATACCTTCCATCTCCAATGGATAAAGAAGCAATCGATGGTATAGATCCAAGAACAGATGAGCCTATTTCAAGAAAGCCTTCCATTACGGAACCTTTCGCGGCATTGGCGTTTAAGATTGCAACCGATCCTTTCGTAGGAAGGCTGGCATTCTTTAGAGCCTATTCAGGTCGACTGGATGCTGGTTCTTATGTTCTTAATACAAGATCAAACAGTAAAGAAAGAATCTCCCGTATTTTCCAGATGCATGCTAATAAACAAGAGCCAATCGAGTTTATCGAGGCTGGAGATATTGGTGCTGCAGTTGGATTTAAATCCATCAAAACTGGTGATACGCTTTGTGACGAGAAACATCCGATCGTTCTTGAATCTATGGTATTCCCTGATCCTGTAATTGGTATCGCGGTAGAACCTAAGACAAAAGCTGACCAAGATAAAATGGGTAATGCTTTGGCAAAATTAGCTGAAGAAGATCCTACTTTCCAGGTTAAAACTGACGAAGCTTCAGGACAAACGATCATCTCCGGTATGGGTGAGCTTCACCTCGACATTATTGTTGACCGTATGAGAAGAGAGTTTAAAGTAGAGGTTAACCAAGGTGAACCACAGGTAGAATATAAAGAAAACCTTACTCAAGTTGCTCCCCACAGAGAAGTTTATAAAAAACAATCTGGTGGACGTGGTAAATTTGCTGATATCGTGTTTGAATTGGCTCCGGCTGATGACAACAAACCAGGTCTTGAATTCGTGAACGAAATCAAAGGAGGTAATATTCCGAAAGAATTTATTCCTTCCGTAGAAAAAGGTTTCAAAGAAGCGATGAAGAATGGTCCTTTAGCAGGTTTCGAAGTTGAAGGAATCAAAGTAACCTTGAAAGACGGTTCGTTCCACCCGGTGGATTCCGATGCACTTTCTTTCGAACTTGCAGCGAAAATGGGCTTCAAAGAAGCTGGTAAAAAAGCGAAACCGGTAATCATGGAACCAATCATGAAAATTGAAGTGGTAACTCCAGAGGAATACATGGGTGATATCGTAGGTGACCTTAACAAAAGAAGAGGTACTGTAAACGGTATGGATGACCGTAACAATGCGAAAGTAATTAAAGGATTCGTTCCACTTTCGGAAATGTTCGGTTATGTAACTACATTGAGAACCCTTTCTTCAGGTAGAGCAACATCTTCTATGGAATTCGAAAAATACGAAGCAGCACCACAAAACGTCGCTGAAAAAGTAATCGAAAAAGCAAGAGGTTAA